In Entelurus aequoreus isolate RoL-2023_Sb linkage group LG13, RoL_Eaeq_v1.1, whole genome shotgun sequence, a genomic segment contains:
- the LOC133663823 gene encoding ASNSD1 upstream open reading frame protein-like: protein MSSNIYNNDDNLEGWSALKDELNKQIKEQKVAVDELCNLKKSRKVYVQQRNSNIFFLADRGQTLSSCKKKLDSTKKELQDM, encoded by the exons aTGTCTTCAAATATCTACAATAATGACGACAATTTAGAAGGATGGTCTGCACTTAAGGACGAGCTAAACAAACAG ATCAAGGAGCAAAAGGTGGCTGTGGACGAGCTGTGTAACTTGAAGAAGAGCAGG AAAGTGTATGTCCAGCAGAGGAACAGCAACATATTCTTCTTGGCTGACAGGGGGCAGACCTTGAGTTCATGCAAGA AGAAACTGGATAGCACGAAGAAGGAACTTCAGGATATGTAA
- the asnsd1 gene encoding asparagine synthetase domain-containing protein 1: MCGIFCLLSPSPAHVKQDDAVFEHLKRRGPNSSKDCLITGSNHRYQCFFSAHVLHMRGLLTPQPIEDKTGNVLVWNGEIFGGLQVLPSQNDTAVVLERLSSCGSSSEILSVLSTIRGPWAFVYYQKSEDYLWFGRDYFGRRSLLWKYDAEIKALTLTSVAGNTSGPGQSVWQEVPAVGVYRIDLNAVFESGSFSIQLYSWSHADDFVSTYLETTQDLVPRSCTVLMNPSGLLSSPISPLNRSTPKMLNEHEKILEQHSSVEDLEQLLGKFKKSDEVKGLIDVLSESVRRRVQSFPLSTQNHSETNDQAPVAILFSGGIDSMILAVLADFHTPAHQPIDLLNVAFQLQAPKVQKEVTKKQKTKNKLSQGKQTDGAESQTSSPFDVPDRITGKSGLKELQDLAPERRWNFVEVNVTQEELQRWRHGRVCQLVHPLDTVLDDSIGCAVWFAARGTGFITEDNNQRIFTSSAKVVLTGIGADEQLAGYSRHRMRFKTSGHEGLIQEIAMELSRISSRNLGRDDRVIADHGKEARFPYLDESVVSYLNSLPMWEKADLSLPRGVGEKLLLRLAARQLGLGSSAVLPKRAMQFGSRIAKMENSREKASDRCKRLLME, translated from the exons ATGTGTGGCATCTTTTGTCTTTTGAGTCCCTCGCCTGCGCATGTGAAGCAAGACGATGCAGTGTTTGAACATTTGAAAAGGAGGGGGCCCAACTCGAGCAAGGATTGCCTCATTACTGGTTCGAATCATCGCTACCAGTGTTTCTTTTCGGCCCATGTACTTCACATGAGAGGTCTTCTGACGCCTCAGCCAATTGAAGACAAAACCGGAAACGTTTTGGTGTGGAATGGGGAAATTTTTGGAGGCTTACAAGTGTTGCCGTCCCAGAATGACACAGCTGTTGTTTTGGAGCGTCTGTCATCCTGCGGCAGCTCTTCAGAGATTTTGTCTGTCCTTTCCACTATAAGGGGACCGTGGGCGTTTGTTTACTACCAAAAATCTGAAGACTACCTGTGGTTTGGGAGAGATTACTTCGGCAGACGCAGTTTGCTATGGAAATATGATGCAGAAATAAAAGCCCTGACTCTGACCTCTGTGGCAGGCAACACTTCTGGACCTGGTCAGTCTGTATGGCAAGAAGTCCCGGCAGTTGGTGTGTACAGGATTGACCTTAATGCAGTTTTTGAATCTGGATCATTTTCAATACAGCTTTATTCTTGGTCTCATGCAGATGATTTTGTTTCTACCTATCTGGAAACTACACAGGATTTAGTCCCTCGCAGCTGCACAGTTTTGATGAACCCGTCAGGTCTGCTCAGCTCACCCATTAGTCCTCTCAATAGGTCGACCCCAAAGATGTTGAATGAGCATGAAAAAATATTAGAGCAACATTCAAGTGTTGAGGATCTTGAGCAGCTTTTAGGCAAATTCAAGAAAAGCGATGAGGTGAAAGGGCTTATTGATGTTCTCAGCGAATCCGTAAGACGACGTGTTCAGTCTTTTCCCCTCAGCACACAGAATCACTCTGAGACCAATGACCAGGCGCCTGTTGCCATACTTTTCTCAGGCGGTATCGATTCTATGATTCTAGCTGTTCTGGCAGATTTTCACACACCTGCTCATCAACCAATAGATCTTCTAAACGTAGCTTTTCAACTTCAAGCACCAAAGGTGCAGAAAGAGGTGACAAAGAAACAAAAGACCAAAAATAAGTTGTCTCAGGGTAAACAGACGGACGGCGCCGAATCACAAACATCCAGCCCCTTTGACGTCCCAGATAGAATTACTGGCAAATCAGGGCTCAAGGAGTTACAGGACTTGGCTCCTGAAAGACGATGGAATTTTGTGGAAGTCAATGTAACTCAAGAGGAGCTGCAGAGATGGCGGCATGGGCGGGTCTGTCAGCTGGTGCATCCACTGGACACCGTGCTTGATGACAGCATTGGCTGTGCTGTGTGGTTTGCAGCAAGAGGCACAGGGTTCATCACAGAAGACAATAACCAGAGGATCTTCACATCATCAGCCAAG GTCGTTTTGACAGGAATTGGGGCAGATGAGCAGCTAGCAGGTTACTCAAGACACAGAATGAGATTCAAGACATCAGGACATGAAGGACTGATCCAGGAAATCGCTATGGAGCTGAGTAGGATCTCTTCCAGGAATTTGGGCAGAGATGACAGGGTGATTGCAGACCATGGAAAAGAGGCTAG GTTTCCCTACTTGGACGAGAGTGTGGTGAGTTATTTGAATTCCCTGCCCATGTGGGAGAAGGCAGATCTGTCACTTCCCCGAGGTGTCGGTGAAAAACTCCTCCTCAGACTGGCCGCGAGACAGCTCGGCCTCGGCTCGTCTGCCGTCTTGCCCAAGAGAGCCATGCAGTTCGGCTCCCGCATTGCAAAGATGGAGAACAGCCGGGAGAAGGCCTCTGACAGATGCAAAAGGCTCCTAATGGAGTAG